In Daucus carota subsp. sativus chromosome 4, DH1 v3.0, whole genome shotgun sequence, one DNA window encodes the following:
- the LOC108218825 gene encoding photosynthetic NDH subunit of lumenal location 3, chloroplastic, with protein sequence MAAHVNRLLELLPATPKLPKSAKPWRMPAEMSCPGNKFQEIQQDTIKTTRRMSISFASIALVGTSGIGKSLADDNGFWLNGPLPIPSVSNKIGNEETGTRSFLKNGLYIADTGTKGRQYRIYKYAFDLLAMGDLIGKDAFNYVRKYLRLKSTFMYYDFDKLISAASDNDKKPLTDLANRLFDSFEKLEGAVKEHNLEQTESYYQDTTAILHDVMTRMA encoded by the exons ATGGCAGCTCATGTAAACAGATTGTTGGAACTTTTACCAGCGACTCCAAAGCTTCCTAAATCCGCAAAGCCCTGGAGGATGCCGGCAGAAATGAGCTGTCCCGGCAACAAATTTCAGGAAATTCAACAAGACACCATCAAAACAACAAGAAGGATGTCAATAAGTTTTGCTTCAATAGCACTTGTTGGAACTTCTGGTATTGGTAAATCTCTTGCGGACGATAATGGTTTCTGGCTTAATGGCCCCTTACCAATACCCTCCGTTAGCAATA AGATCGGAAATGAGGAGACGGGGACTCGGTCATTCCTTAAAAATGGACTCTACATAGCAGATACTGGTACAAAAGGCAGGCAGTACAGGATATACAAGTATGCATTTGATCTCTTGGCCATGGGAGATTTGATAGGAAAAGATGCTTTCAATTATGTGAGGAAGTATTTGCGCCTAAAATCCACCTTCATGTACTATGATTTTGACAAACTCATCTCAGCTGCTTCAGATAATGACAAGAAGCCACTCACTGATCTGGCCAACAGATTATTTGATAGCTTTGAAAAg CTTGAAGGTGCGGTGAAGGAGCACAACCTTGAACAGACAGAATCCTACTACCAAGACACGACGGCAATTCTTCATGACGTGATGACTAGAATGGCATAA